One window of the Thermasporomyces composti genome contains the following:
- a CDS encoding ribose-phosphate diphosphokinase, protein MGQITVFSGSAHRQLAEEICAVLGVELSPAHIQRFSNDCLQVQLQANCRQRDVYIVQPLVPPVQEHLMELLLMLDAARGASAAQITAVIPFYAYARSDKKDAPRISIAGRLVADLLATAGASRVLTMALHAPQVHGFFSVPVDHLTAIAELAKHFVGRDLSNTVVVSPDLGNAKPATQFARILNLPVAAGSKQRIADDRVVIDAIVGDVRNKNVIILDDEIATAGSIIELLERLREHRVQRVSLACTHGLFTGKAVQRLAAQADVEEIVMTNTVPLSEDKVLPTMRVRSVAPLFAEAIKRIHLGESVSSLFVNPSVER, encoded by the coding sequence CTGGGTCAGATCACCGTCTTCTCGGGAAGCGCGCACCGCCAACTCGCCGAGGAAATCTGTGCCGTCCTGGGTGTGGAGCTCTCACCCGCCCACATCCAACGGTTCAGCAACGACTGCCTGCAGGTGCAGCTCCAGGCGAACTGCCGCCAACGTGACGTCTACATCGTCCAGCCGCTCGTGCCGCCGGTGCAGGAGCACCTCATGGAGCTGCTGCTCATGCTGGACGCGGCGCGTGGGGCGTCCGCCGCCCAGATCACGGCGGTGATCCCGTTCTACGCCTACGCCCGGTCCGACAAGAAGGACGCGCCGCGCATCTCCATCGCGGGTCGACTGGTCGCTGACCTGCTCGCCACAGCCGGGGCGAGCCGGGTGCTCACGATGGCGTTGCACGCGCCCCAGGTCCACGGCTTCTTCAGCGTCCCGGTCGACCACCTCACCGCGATCGCCGAGCTCGCCAAGCACTTCGTCGGGCGCGACCTCAGCAACACCGTCGTCGTCTCGCCCGATCTCGGCAACGCCAAGCCGGCGACGCAGTTCGCTCGGATCCTCAACCTTCCCGTCGCGGCCGGCAGCAAGCAGCGCATCGCCGACGACCGGGTCGTCATCGACGCCATCGTCGGGGATGTCCGCAACAAGAACGTCATCATCTTGGACGACGAGATCGCCACCGCCGGATCGATCATTGAGCTGCTCGAACGCCTACGTGAGCACCGGGTCCAGCGCGTCTCGCTGGCCTGCACCCACGGTCTGTTCACCGGCAAAGCCGTCCAACGCTTGGCCGCCCAGGCCGACGTGGAAGAGATCGTCATGACCAACACCGTCCCCTTGTCAGAGGACAAGGTTCTCCCGACGATGCGGGTAAGGTCGGTCGCGCCGCTGTTCGCCGAGGCGATCAAACGCATCCATCTGGGGGAGTCGGTGAGCAGTCTGTTCGTCAACCCTTCGGTGGAGAGGTGA
- a CDS encoding TIGR03086 family metal-binding protein, with translation MSEVAERYTRIAAGFTARVEGLAPDQWSSPTPCSEWAVRDLVVHVVETHWRMIALVDGTDPDRADLGGDLVQQWRQARDAVTEALGDPARATKVVRGLFGEQPFEELVSGLLCGDTLIHTWDLARATGQDERLDPGAVAACAAFLAPLDERMRSPGGFGPKITPAPDADEQTRLLNFCGRVV, from the coding sequence ATGTCTGAGGTAGCCGAGCGTTACACCAGGATCGCCGCCGGTTTCACCGCCCGCGTCGAGGGTCTCGCTCCTGACCAGTGGTCCTCCCCGACGCCCTGTTCGGAGTGGGCCGTCCGGGATCTCGTCGTCCACGTGGTCGAGACGCACTGGCGGATGATCGCCCTGGTCGACGGCACCGATCCGGACCGCGCGGATCTCGGCGGTGATCTGGTGCAGCAATGGCGGCAAGCGCGGGACGCGGTCACCGAGGCGCTCGGCGATCCGGCGCGCGCGACCAAGGTCGTGCGTGGGCTGTTCGGCGAGCAGCCGTTCGAGGAGCTCGTCAGCGGCCTGCTGTGTGGCGACACGCTCATCCACACCTGGGACCTCGCCAGGGCGACCGGTCAGGACGAGCGGCTCGACCCAGGCGCGGTGGCGGCGTGCGCGGCGTTCCTCGCCCCCCTCGACGAGCGGATGCGGAGCCCGGGTGGGTTCGGCCCGAAGATCACACCCGCGCCGGACGCGGACGAGCAGACGAGGCTGCTCAACTTCTGCGGTCGCGTCGTCTGA
- a CDS encoding NADP-dependent succinic semialdehyde dehydrogenase, whose product MTIATINPATGQTLQRFDPYSSEEVERRIIQAAESFHDLRTTTFETRAKWTRAAADLLDTEVEELAATVTTEMGKTAKEARAEITKCAVALRFFAAHAESFLADEPLDEPYDVGATRAYVTYQPLGPILAVMPWNFPVWQVIRFAAPALMAGNTGLLKHASNVPRTALYLDRLFDRAGFPAGTFSALLVPATAVADILDDRRVRAVTLTGSDAAGASVATIAGSKVKKTVLELGGSDPFIVMPSAQLDQAVEVGVRARCQNNGQSCIAAKRFIVHEECYDEFAERFVDRMSALRVGDPTDELTDVGPLATESGRDTVEKQVAEAVGRGAKVLCGGQTPDQPGWWYPPTVLADVTPAMRIYHEEVFGPVAQLYRVRSLDEAIALANATPYGLGANAWTRDEHEQRRFVRDLEAGLVFLNGMVTSYPQLPFGGVKRSGFGRELSTAGIREFCNIKTVWAA is encoded by the coding sequence ATGACCATCGCGACCATCAACCCCGCCACCGGACAGACGCTGCAGCGGTTCGACCCCTACTCCTCCGAGGAGGTGGAGCGTCGGATCATCCAGGCCGCCGAGTCCTTCCACGACCTGCGGACGACGACCTTCGAGACGCGCGCCAAATGGACCCGAGCCGCGGCCGACCTCCTCGACACCGAGGTGGAGGAGCTCGCCGCCACGGTGACGACCGAGATGGGCAAGACCGCCAAGGAGGCCCGCGCCGAGATCACCAAGTGCGCCGTCGCCCTCCGCTTCTTCGCCGCCCACGCCGAGAGCTTCCTCGCCGACGAGCCGCTCGACGAGCCCTACGACGTCGGGGCCACCCGCGCGTACGTGACCTATCAGCCGTTGGGCCCCATCCTCGCCGTGATGCCGTGGAACTTCCCGGTCTGGCAGGTCATCCGGTTCGCGGCACCCGCGTTGATGGCCGGCAACACCGGGCTGCTCAAGCACGCGTCGAACGTTCCGCGCACCGCCCTCTACCTCGACCGGCTCTTCGACCGGGCCGGCTTTCCCGCGGGCACCTTCTCGGCTCTGCTGGTTCCCGCCACTGCGGTCGCGGACATCCTGGACGACCGTCGGGTGCGGGCCGTCACCCTCACCGGAAGCGACGCTGCCGGCGCCTCGGTGGCGACGATCGCCGGCAGCAAGGTGAAGAAGACCGTCCTGGAGCTCGGAGGCTCCGACCCGTTCATCGTGATGCCGTCGGCGCAGCTGGACCAGGCTGTCGAGGTCGGTGTCCGGGCACGGTGTCAGAACAACGGACAGAGCTGTATCGCTGCCAAGCGCTTCATCGTGCACGAGGAGTGCTACGACGAGTTCGCCGAACGGTTCGTGGACCGGATGTCAGCGTTGCGCGTCGGCGATCCGACGGACGAGCTGACCGACGTCGGACCACTGGCGACCGAGTCCGGTCGCGACACGGTGGAGAAGCAGGTCGCCGAGGCGGTGGGCCGGGGCGCGAAGGTCCTCTGCGGCGGACAGACGCCCGACCAGCCCGGCTGGTGGTATCCACCCACCGTCCTCGCCGACGTGACCCCGGCGATGCGGATCTACCACGAGGAGGTCTTCGGGCCGGTCGCCCAGCTCTACCGCGTCCGCTCCCTCGACGAGGCGATCGCCCTGGCGAACGCCACGCCGTACGGCCTGGGCGCGAACGCCTGGACCCGGGACGAGCACGAGCAACGGAGATTCGTCCGTGACCTCGAAGCGGGCTTGGTGTTCCTCAACGGCATGGTCACCTCGTACCCGCAGCTGCCGTTCGGTGGCGTGAAGCGCTCCGGCTTCGGACGTGAGCTGTCGACCGCCGGGATCCGGGAGTTCTGCAACATCAAGACCGTCTGGGCCGCCTAG
- a CDS encoding TetR family transcriptional regulator C-terminal domain-containing protein has product MDAEYGLPRITVQVWGEAVRPPDLAAQLREVATAVRGLAIQLVRVYQRRGEISPDVPAEEVGPVLPSLLPGFMLQHILFGDMDPRMVGRAVRGLVAGRPGLRRRAAAAVR; this is encoded by the coding sequence ATGGACGCCGAGTACGGCCTGCCACGAATCACCGTTCAGGTCTGGGGTGAGGCGGTGCGGCCGCCGGACCTGGCGGCGCAGCTGCGTGAGGTGGCGACGGCCGTCCGGGGCCTCGCGATCCAGCTCGTCCGCGTCTACCAGCGACGCGGCGAGATCAGTCCGGACGTTCCCGCCGAGGAGGTAGGGCCCGTCCTGCCTAGCCTCCTTCCGGGCTTCATGCTCCAGCACATCCTCTTCGGCGACATGGACCCGCGCATGGTGGGCCGCGCGGTGCGTGGCCTCGTCGCCGGACGCCCCGGCCTCCGGCGCCGAGCCGCCGCAGCCGTCCGGTGA
- a CDS encoding glycoside hydrolase family 43 protein: MSAWEPGPVYAGNFPDPFVLKAPDGADARFYAYATNGELGNVQVLASDDLRSWREVGDGMPELAAWVEPGRTWAPEVLLVPDGRFALYYTARQRSVGRQAIGVAVASSPEGPFVDSSGSPLISQPEEGGSIDASPFRDEDGTTYLLWKNDGNAVGLPTWIYLQRLAPGDPTSLTGEPVRLLRNDQPWEGPLVEGPFLWRRDDRYYLFYSGNMFDRAAYGEGYAVGSGPLGPFVKAAENPILASRDDVAGPGHASMVEHAGRTWLAYHGWVPGRVGQPPGRQFWIDEVTWEDDRPVVVPGPRG, encoded by the coding sequence GTGAGCGCGTGGGAACCTGGCCCCGTCTACGCGGGCAACTTCCCCGACCCGTTCGTCCTCAAGGCTCCCGACGGCGCGGATGCCAGGTTCTACGCCTACGCGACGAACGGAGAGCTCGGCAACGTCCAGGTTCTCGCGTCCGACGACCTGCGGTCGTGGCGAGAGGTCGGCGACGGCATGCCGGAACTGGCCGCGTGGGTGGAGCCGGGCCGGACCTGGGCGCCGGAGGTGCTCCTCGTGCCGGACGGTCGCTTCGCGCTCTACTACACGGCGCGTCAGCGGTCCGTCGGTCGGCAGGCGATCGGCGTGGCCGTGGCGTCGTCACCGGAGGGCCCGTTCGTCGACAGCTCCGGCTCCCCGCTGATCAGCCAGCCCGAGGAGGGAGGATCGATCGACGCGAGCCCGTTCCGTGACGAGGACGGCACGACCTACCTGCTGTGGAAGAACGACGGCAACGCCGTCGGCCTTCCCACCTGGATCTACCTGCAGCGGCTCGCACCGGGCGACCCCACATCCCTCACCGGCGAGCCGGTCCGCCTCCTGCGCAACGACCAGCCGTGGGAGGGTCCGCTGGTGGAGGGTCCGTTCCTGTGGCGACGTGACGATCGCTACTACCTCTTCTACTCGGGAAACATGTTCGACCGGGCCGCCTACGGCGAGGGCTACGCCGTGGGGTCCGGCCCACTCGGCCCCTTCGTCAAGGCCGCGGAGAACCCCATCCTGGCCAGCCGAGACGACGTCGCCGGACCGGGCCACGCCTCGATGGTCGAGCACGCCGGTCGCACCTGGCTCGCCTACCACGGCTGGGTGCCGGGACGCGTGGGCCAGCCGCCGGGCCGGCAATTCTGGATCGACGAGGTCACCTGGGAGGACGACCGCCCGGTCGTCGTCCCAGGCCCGCGTGGATAG
- a CDS encoding family 43 glycosylhydrolase, whose product MRTSRRTHGLLVAGVLGAALVGANLAAPPTAAAPRPPATSEPSATSGPRATYTNHVTQGYSIDFPDPAVIRGKDGRWYAYATGGPFDEQGERSSSYKIAVSDDLVHWEDAGPVFPEGRRPTWAAPGTGFWAPDIRYLNGQYLLYFTVPDTTTSSQGFDPAIGVATAPTPAGPWTPSEEPLIPAKPLGDGYDTVIDPAMFTDTDGTHYLYYGGYGTGIWVVKLSPDGLRAVSEPVHVASSRYEGPNVVKRGRYYYLFASSANCCAGPTTGYTVFVGRSTSPLGPFVDRLGVPMLASRSGGTPVIAPNGNKWIGTGHHSALLDLSGEMYMAYHAIDRNDPWLDVQPGFTMRPMNIDRLDWIDGWPIVRAGLGASEDPQPAPITRGEVDDRFEDAWATERTFTAVTGTLTVEGPDDASDSGHYARLGGDATLAVTKVLGRPDVRVEADVRSERGSVGVAARVHGTDGVWAVIDAERRELVLEARKGASVWRRSAPLPAGYDVSAWHVVALEARGRTVTADVTDARLSDPWATVTLELPAALHRSGRAGLVATGGGEADNFSANRLYQPVTRTVPTPRVGPADPAYSDEFDDGLDGNWTWVREDTAATVEDGQLVWPTQTADLVGTGTPGLLLRSSMPDGDYAVETKLSIDLGEDTVRNYQQAGLIVYVNDDEFLRFDVVAVGPTRITEFGKETVLLDRRSWGGGLAGAPGETTWLRLVHTRHPTTNEHLFRAASSTDGKRWTWGLTWTLPADAEPRIGLVSHGSTPETTEQFGPAVARFDYFRVSPLR is encoded by the coding sequence ATGCGCACCAGTCGGCGGACCCACGGTCTGCTCGTGGCCGGCGTCCTCGGCGCCGCGCTCGTCGGGGCCAATCTCGCCGCGCCACCGACGGCGGCGGCACCCAGGCCTCCGGCGACGTCGGAGCCGTCAGCGACCTCGGGGCCCCGAGCGACGTACACGAACCACGTCACCCAGGGCTACTCCATCGACTTCCCTGACCCGGCGGTCATCCGCGGCAAGGACGGTCGCTGGTACGCCTACGCCACGGGCGGGCCGTTCGACGAGCAGGGGGAGCGATCGTCGTCGTACAAGATCGCGGTGTCGGACGACCTCGTGCACTGGGAGGACGCCGGACCGGTCTTCCCGGAAGGTCGTCGTCCGACCTGGGCGGCTCCGGGCACCGGTTTCTGGGCACCGGATATCCGCTACCTCAACGGCCAGTACCTGCTCTACTTCACGGTTCCCGACACGACGACGAGCAGCCAGGGCTTCGACCCCGCGATCGGCGTCGCCACCGCGCCGACGCCGGCGGGTCCGTGGACGCCGTCGGAGGAGCCGCTGATTCCCGCCAAGCCGCTCGGTGACGGCTACGACACGGTCATCGACCCGGCGATGTTCACCGACACCGACGGCACCCACTACCTGTACTACGGCGGGTACGGCACCGGCATCTGGGTGGTGAAGCTGTCCCCGGACGGGCTGCGTGCCGTCTCGGAACCCGTCCACGTGGCCTCGTCGCGCTACGAGGGGCCGAACGTCGTCAAGCGCGGTCGCTACTACTACCTGTTCGCGTCGTCGGCCAACTGCTGCGCCGGCCCGACCACCGGCTACACCGTCTTCGTCGGTCGGTCGACGAGCCCGCTCGGTCCGTTCGTCGACCGGCTCGGCGTTCCCATGCTCGCCAGCCGGTCCGGTGGGACACCGGTGATCGCGCCCAACGGCAACAAGTGGATCGGCACCGGCCACCACTCCGCCCTCCTCGACCTGAGCGGCGAGATGTACATGGCCTACCACGCGATCGACCGCAACGACCCGTGGCTCGACGTCCAGCCCGGCTTCACGATGCGGCCCATGAACATCGACCGGCTCGACTGGATCGACGGCTGGCCGATCGTGCGGGCCGGGCTGGGGGCGTCGGAGGATCCGCAGCCGGCGCCGATCACCCGAGGTGAGGTGGACGACCGGTTCGAGGACGCGTGGGCGACCGAGCGGACCTTCACCGCGGTCACCGGAACGCTGACGGTGGAGGGACCCGACGACGCCTCCGACTCGGGCCACTACGCCCGACTCGGCGGCGACGCCACCCTCGCGGTCACCAAGGTGCTGGGTCGCCCCGACGTCCGGGTCGAGGCCGACGTGCGGTCTGAGCGCGGCAGCGTCGGCGTGGCCGCCCGCGTCCACGGCACGGATGGCGTGTGGGCGGTCATCGACGCGGAGCGGCGGGAGCTGGTGCTCGAGGCTCGGAAGGGTGCGAGCGTCTGGCGGCGGAGCGCCCCGTTGCCTGCGGGATACGACGTCAGTGCCTGGCATGTCGTGGCGCTGGAGGCGCGGGGGAGGACGGTGACGGCCGACGTGACCGACGCACGGCTGAGCGATCCGTGGGCGACGGTCACCCTCGAGCTCCCGGCGGCGCTGCACCGGAGTGGCCGGGCGGGTCTGGTCGCCACCGGTGGTGGCGAGGCCGACAACTTCTCCGCGAACCGGCTGTACCAGCCGGTGACCCGGACCGTGCCCACGCCCCGCGTGGGTCCGGCGGACCCGGCCTACTCCGACGAGTTCGACGACGGACTCGACGGCAACTGGACCTGGGTGCGCGAGGACACCGCCGCGACCGTCGAAGACGGCCAGCTGGTGTGGCCGACGCAGACCGCCGACCTCGTGGGCACCGGAACGCCCGGACTCCTGCTGCGGTCGTCCATGCCGGACGGCGACTACGCGGTGGAGACGAAGCTGAGCATCGACCTCGGCGAGGACACGGTGCGCAACTACCAGCAGGCGGGTCTCATCGTCTACGTCAACGACGACGAGTTCCTCCGCTTCGACGTCGTCGCCGTGGGCCCGACCCGCATCACGGAGTTCGGCAAGGAGACGGTGCTGCTGGACCGCCGGTCGTGGGGCGGTGGGCTCGCCGGCGCACCCGGTGAGACGACGTGGCTGCGGCTGGTCCACACCCGGCACCCGACGACCAACGAGCACCTGTTCCGCGCCGCCTCCAGCACCGACGGCAAGCGGTGGACGTGGGGTCTCACCTGGACGCTGCCGGCGGACGCCGAGCCAAGGATCGGGCTGGTGTCACATGGCTCGACGCCGGAGACGACGGAGCAGTTCGGGCCGGCGGTCGCGCGGTTCGACTACTTCCGGGTCTCGCCACTGCGGTGA
- a CDS encoding sulfotransferase family protein, with product MARARARLVPSPVFVICPVRSGSTLLRVILNSHPHICAPHELHLRFTRVELQKHYAEIAMKELGLDLDELEHMLWDRVLHYELVRSGKRIIVDKTPGNATFYERLRTCWPQARFIFLLRHPASIVASLMETRADRELEPTIREALQYMEGVEAARRSVPGLVVRYEQLTGDPVATTKQICSFLGVRWDPRMLEYGRHHHGPFRAGIGDWTSKIRTGSIQKPRPLPEPHEVHEMLRPLAKAWGYLS from the coding sequence GTGGCTCGCGCGCGAGCGAGGCTGGTTCCCTCACCGGTCTTCGTGATCTGTCCCGTGCGGTCGGGCTCGACTCTCCTCCGGGTGATCCTCAACTCCCACCCCCACATCTGTGCTCCGCACGAGCTCCACCTGAGGTTCACGCGGGTGGAGCTCCAGAAGCACTACGCGGAGATCGCGATGAAGGAGCTCGGGCTGGATCTCGATGAGCTCGAGCACATGCTCTGGGACCGCGTCCTCCACTACGAACTGGTCCGCAGCGGCAAACGCATCATCGTCGACAAGACCCCTGGCAACGCGACCTTCTACGAACGCTTGCGTACCTGCTGGCCACAGGCCCGGTTCATCTTCCTGCTCCGTCACCCGGCGTCCATCGTGGCGTCTCTCATGGAGACACGGGCGGACCGAGAGCTCGAGCCAACCATTCGTGAGGCACTCCAGTACATGGAGGGTGTCGAAGCCGCTCGACGAAGCGTGCCCGGCCTCGTCGTTCGTTACGAGCAGCTCACCGGCGACCCGGTCGCCACCACCAAGCAGATCTGCTCCTTCCTCGGCGTGCGCTGGGATCCCCGCATGCTCGAGTACGGCCGACATCACCACGGGCCCTTCCGTGCGGGGATCGGCGACTGGACCAGCAAGATCCGGACCGGGAGTATCCAGAAGCCGCGACCCCTGCCCGAACCTCACGAGGTCCACGAGATGCTTCGGCCGCTCGCCAAGGCGTGGGGCTATCTTTCCTGA
- a CDS encoding acyl-CoA dehydrogenase — MSHYKSNVRDIEFTLFDVLGRDAVLGTGPYADIDVETARSILAEVDRLVRHEVAASFADGDRTPPVYDPATRSVHVGESFRKSFQAWVDAEWWRLDIAPELGGQPCPPSLRWAVSELVMGANPAVFMYAAGPRFATTIWRNGTPAQRRLAQLMVERRWAGTMVLTEPDAGSDVGAGRTRAYPQPDGTWHIEGVKRFISGGEHDLTENIIHLVLARPVGVEGAGGPGSKGLSLFIVPKYHVDLETGELGARNGVEATNIEHKMGLKVSATCELTFGADPANPAVGTLLGDVHDGIRQMFQVIEYARMLVGTKAIATLSSGYLTALEFAKQRVQGADLTRMGDATAPRVTIIHHPDVRRSLMTQKAYAEGLRALVLYTASVQDAVELAEYAGTVDADAERLNDLLLPLVKGYGSERAWVLLGTESLQTLGGSGFLADYPLEQYVRDAKIDTLYEGTTAIQGLDLFFRKIVRDDGRALRRLAGEIMAFVKDETGTPDLASERALLGQALEHVQGMVTAMVDYTAKARGDAGDPTSIYKAGQHTTRLLLAMGDLVCAWLLLRKAEVALARLRDGSRDDGFYAGKVAAARWFCAEVLPRLAVERAIVERTTNDLMALPEDAF, encoded by the coding sequence GTGAGCCACTACAAGAGCAACGTCCGTGACATCGAGTTCACGCTCTTCGACGTCCTCGGTCGAGACGCCGTCCTCGGCACCGGTCCGTACGCCGACATCGACGTGGAGACCGCGCGCAGCATCCTCGCCGAGGTCGACCGACTCGTCCGCCACGAGGTGGCGGCGTCCTTCGCCGACGGCGACCGCACGCCGCCGGTCTACGACCCGGCGACGCGGAGCGTCCACGTCGGCGAGTCCTTCCGGAAGAGCTTCCAGGCCTGGGTGGACGCGGAGTGGTGGCGCCTCGACATCGCGCCGGAGCTAGGCGGCCAGCCCTGTCCGCCCTCCCTGCGATGGGCGGTGTCGGAGCTGGTCATGGGCGCCAACCCAGCTGTCTTCATGTACGCGGCGGGACCGCGGTTCGCGACGACGATCTGGCGGAACGGCACACCCGCCCAGCGACGGCTCGCCCAGCTCATGGTCGAGCGCCGCTGGGCCGGGACCATGGTGCTCACCGAGCCCGACGCCGGCTCCGACGTGGGTGCCGGGCGGACCCGCGCCTACCCCCAGCCAGACGGAACCTGGCACATCGAGGGCGTCAAGCGCTTCATCAGCGGCGGCGAGCACGACCTGACCGAGAACATCATTCACCTCGTGCTCGCCCGGCCCGTCGGCGTCGAAGGCGCCGGCGGCCCCGGCTCCAAGGGACTCTCGCTCTTCATCGTCCCGAAGTACCACGTCGACCTCGAGACCGGTGAGCTCGGCGCGCGCAACGGCGTCGAGGCCACCAACATCGAGCACAAGATGGGCCTGAAGGTCTCCGCCACCTGCGAGCTCACCTTCGGGGCCGACCCGGCGAACCCCGCCGTAGGCACGCTGCTCGGTGACGTCCACGACGGCATCCGGCAGATGTTCCAGGTCATCGAGTACGCCCGGATGCTGGTCGGCACGAAGGCGATCGCCACCTTGTCCAGCGGCTACCTCACCGCGCTCGAGTTCGCCAAGCAACGGGTGCAGGGTGCGGACCTCACCCGGATGGGCGATGCGACCGCGCCCCGGGTGACGATCATCCACCACCCCGACGTCCGGCGGTCGCTCATGACGCAGAAGGCCTACGCGGAAGGGCTGCGCGCCCTGGTCCTCTACACCGCGAGCGTGCAGGACGCCGTCGAGCTCGCCGAGTACGCCGGCACCGTCGACGCTGACGCCGAGCGGCTCAACGACCTGCTGCTCCCCCTGGTCAAGGGGTACGGCTCGGAGCGGGCGTGGGTCCTGCTCGGCACCGAGTCCCTGCAGACCTTGGGCGGTTCCGGGTTCCTGGCGGACTACCCGCTCGAGCAGTACGTCCGCGACGCCAAGATCGACACGCTCTACGAGGGGACGACCGCGATCCAGGGCCTCGACCTGTTCTTCCGCAAGATCGTGCGGGACGACGGGCGGGCGCTCCGCCGACTAGCCGGGGAGATCATGGCGTTCGTCAAGGACGAGACCGGCACCCCAGACCTGGCGTCCGAACGTGCACTGCTCGGCCAGGCGCTCGAGCACGTGCAAGGCATGGTCACGGCGATGGTGGACTACACCGCGAAGGCCCGCGGAGACGCCGGAGACCCCACCTCCATCTACAAGGCGGGACAGCACACCACTCGGCTGCTGCTCGCCATGGGGGACTTGGTCTGCGCCTGGCTGCTGCTACGCAAGGCCGAGGTCGCGCTGGCCCGGCTGCGTGACGGCAGCCGCGACGACGGGTTCTACGCCGGCAAGGTCGCCGCTGCCCGGTGGTTCTGCGCGGAGGTCCTCCCGCGCCTCGCCGTCGAGCGTGCCATCGTGGAGCGCACGACGAACGACCTCATGGCGCTGCCCGAGGACGCGTTCTAG
- a CDS encoding Type 1 glutamine amidotransferase-like domain-containing protein encodes MRGRVFLAGGGGPAHSRPLDVEFARAVGPGPLSYWPVAFDSRVHNYDECLAWFRRLYEPLGVRAITMWTGESPLDLTGVRGVYIGGGNTYRLASVVHRWRMLDRLRDFVASGGVVFGDSAGAALLGADITTTAHLDRNEVGLDDTRGADLVCGHGVFVHHRDNDLPREHVWSATYGRPVIALTERANAIVSGHAVTAVGFDPLILVHGGTRRLLAPGATTYNNPASV; translated from the coding sequence ATGCGCGGACGCGTTTTCCTCGCCGGTGGCGGAGGGCCCGCGCACTCTCGTCCACTCGACGTGGAATTCGCCAGAGCGGTCGGCCCAGGGCCGCTGTCGTACTGGCCGGTAGCCTTCGACTCCCGCGTCCACAACTACGACGAGTGCCTGGCCTGGTTCCGCCGCCTCTACGAGCCGCTGGGAGTGCGCGCCATCACCATGTGGACGGGGGAGAGCCCCCTCGACCTGACCGGTGTCCGCGGTGTCTACATCGGAGGCGGGAACACCTATCGGCTCGCTTCCGTCGTCCACCGCTGGCGCATGCTCGACCGGCTGCGTGACTTCGTGGCCTCCGGGGGTGTCGTGTTCGGCGACAGCGCGGGTGCGGCACTGCTCGGCGCGGACATCACCACCACCGCCCACCTCGATCGCAACGAGGTGGGACTCGACGACACCCGCGGCGCCGACCTCGTCTGCGGCCACGGCGTCTTCGTCCACCACCGCGACAACGATCTGCCCCGCGAGCACGTCTGGTCCGCGACATACGGCCGACCGGTGATCGCCTTGACCGAGCGGGCGAACGCCATCGTGTCAGGACACGCCGTCACGGCCGTCGGCTTCGACCCGCTCATCCTCGTGCATGGCGGGACGCGTCGTCTCCTGGCGCCTGGGGCGACGACGTACAACAACCCGGCCTCCGTGTAG